From the Excalfactoria chinensis isolate bCotChi1 chromosome 1, bCotChi1.hap2, whole genome shotgun sequence genome, one window contains:
- the LOC140263743 gene encoding uncharacterized protein produces MEGENMLFDLLEKHASRPSLTGLDWARENWHNLQAVSDRICVLQHGARTRAGKGKSFICAVLGAALKAAVEFRDQQLKAENQTIQSLQETVKTTQELVKALQNQIGNLEEQLNREKHNSVLLQTAFKEILLYKDTGDTVIHSAPQEKIYPQEELRETKESFNNETPVAPLRPLIKTEYTFDNGEDLDPQMNVKEIPFSATELAKLKKDFSRSPRESETEYVWRVSLTGGDQIMLTEKEAEGYWGPGVFLTTGNNRAPWSLTQRAAYWAGGLNPLERGDPLAINGTVDQLVESVQKAACLQMMYDRKLQPRHESPMMMPVDPERMTPLIRGLPESLKPIGIQLQGKIQAMSQGERARTVLEGAGTSGSLQSGFKVWTWGEVAQELINYERKFGPVASTSKFEPKGVRLAAATLAPRPPSPKLNRMEKVSLPVRTGRRNIAHKRNRLWTLGWQKGIPRDLMNGLSTDRLEMLVTSWPTKLETLVPSVPPHSNRRDT; encoded by the coding sequence ATGGAAGgtgaaaatatgttgtttgaTTTGCTAGAAAAGCATGCGTCTAGGCCATCGTTAACAGGGTTGGACTGGGCACGAGAAAATTGGCATAATTTGCAGGCTGTTTCGGACCGTATTTGTGTTTTGCAACATGGGGCTCGTACCCGAGCTGGGAAAggcaaatcatttatttgtgcGGTACTCggtgctgctttaaaagcagccgtGGAGTTCCGAGACCAGCAGCTTAAGGCGGAAAACCAGACAATACAGTCGTTACAAGAAACGGTTAAAACAACACAGGAGCTTGTAAAAGCTCTGCAAAACCAAATTGGAAATCTAGAAGAACAATTGAATAGAGAAAAGCATAATTCGGTGTTGTTACAAACGGCTTTTAAGGAAATTTTATTATATAAAGATACGGGTGACACTGTTATCCATAGTGCACCACAAGAGAAAATCTATCCTCAGGAGGAattgagagaaacaaaagaaagctttaataATGAAACCCCAGTAGCCCCTCTGCGTCCTcttataaaaacagaatataccTTTGATAATGGTGAGGACCTTGATcctcaaatgaatgttaaagaaattcctttttcaGCTACTGAACTAGCTAAattgaaaaaggattttagccGGTCTCCAAGAGAATCGGAAACGGAGTATGTATGGAGAGTCAGTCTAactggtggagaccaaataatgCTAAccgaaaaggaggctgagggttaTTGGGGgccaggagtatttttaactactggCAACAACCGTGCTCCCTGGTCCTtaacacagagggctgcttACTGGGCTGGTGGTCTCAACCCTTTAGAAAGGGGAGACCCTCTTGCTATTAATGGGACAGTGGATCAACTGGTTGAAAGTGTCCAAAAGGCTGCCTGTCTGCAAATGATGTACGACAGGAAATTGCAGCCACGGCACGAATCTCCCATGATGATGCCTGTGGATCCTGAAAGGATGACTCCTTTAATTAGGGGGCTTCCAGAATCGCTGAAACCCATAGGTATACAGTTACAAGGTAAAATACAAGCCATGTCCCAGGGAGAGAGAGCTCGAACTGTTTTAGAAGGAGCTGGTACTTCAGGCTCTTTACAGTCTGGTTTTAAGGTatggacatggggggaggtTGCCCAAGAGTTGATTAATTATGAAAGGAAATTTGGGCCCGTGGCTTCTACCAGTAAATTTGAGCCAAAGGGAGTAAGGCTTGCAGCAGCCACCCTTGCTCCTAGGCCACCTAGCCCGAAACTTAATAGAATGGAAAAGGTTTCATTGCCAGTAAGAACAGGTAGGCGAAACATTGCTCACAAACGTAATAGACTGTGGACCCTGGGCTGGCAAAAGGGTATTCCTCGAGATCTAATGAATGGACTATCAACAGATAGGCTCGAGATGCTGGTGACCAGTTGGCCGACTAAACTTGAGACCCTAGTTCCTAGTGTCCCCCCCCACAGTAACAGAAGAGATACCTGA